One segment of Corallococcus silvisoli DNA contains the following:
- a CDS encoding ABC transporter permease produces the protein MHPAERQTDYRWPFLWAGALVALVGAALLGVAISESEAWAEVAGALGLSFVGWGGLVHTLEAGVLALGANPAGAVAGPRMLVAGTLVWLAGWSLMAAGIRRAPASPEGPSPAAGAPLYPRLARYRDFYWSTLGAYGGGILLAELAMLLLQTVLSSGVPSDLGGAAREAGGGLSLPPTIAFAIALVIGMGVAFASGFVGASRAQRLSFPEATIGVFYLGLPVPILLSLMERVPSLQLALGYRLREVTYVAGLIGRPELAYWLVFAALVLALVLGINTGFIAAGSGRVDLRLGFELFVARRHVAVFRPSLLLGALAVLMFGIIPPLIVYFIIRGAESAVERTRVKSLGLADPLAAASAQHRMKLHEQSPTMMMTALSVGGVGVGVMALIIVLSVMSGFEADLQKKILGTNAHAVVSRYAGDLPDYEKVMEQVKRVPGVVGQTPFIINQVMIASEGNVDGVIIKGIDPKSVGSVTDLPENILPGGDLGHLEKPSAILPSSAVEDREGKGAQEEDPIIGKASRPTKAPVLPGIIIGRELAASLRVVVGDRVNVVSPLGTELSPSGPIPKSRAFRVAGVFYSGMYEYDSKFVYILLKEAQDFFAVKGATGIELKVADIDDARRIANQVVRVLGGYPYRARDWGEMNKNLFSALRLEKLVMGIILSIIIIVAAGLIVATVIMLVLEKRKEISVLKALGVPDGGIVKIFLAEGLQIGVAGGFLGLLSGLAWCIFIEKVGIKLDPEVYYIPALPVRIEPVQTALAVVIAVLVTYLASIYPALKASSVEPVEGLKAE, from the coding sequence GTGCACCCCGCCGAACGGCAGACAGACTATCGCTGGCCCTTCCTCTGGGCCGGTGCCCTCGTGGCTCTCGTGGGCGCCGCCCTCCTGGGGGTGGCCATCTCCGAATCCGAGGCGTGGGCCGAGGTGGCCGGCGCCCTGGGGTTGTCCTTCGTGGGGTGGGGCGGGCTCGTCCATACCCTCGAAGCCGGGGTGCTCGCCCTGGGCGCCAACCCGGCGGGGGCCGTCGCCGGGCCCCGGATGCTGGTGGCCGGGACGCTCGTCTGGCTGGCCGGCTGGAGCCTGATGGCCGCGGGCATCCGCCGCGCGCCGGCCTCCCCGGAAGGGCCCAGCCCCGCCGCGGGTGCCCCCCTGTATCCGCGCCTGGCGCGCTACCGGGACTTCTACTGGAGCACCCTGGGCGCCTACGGCGGCGGCATCCTGCTGGCCGAGCTGGCCATGCTGCTGCTCCAGACGGTGCTCTCCAGCGGCGTGCCGTCCGACCTGGGCGGCGCGGCGCGGGAGGCGGGCGGGGGCCTGTCGCTGCCTCCCACCATCGCCTTCGCCATCGCGCTCGTCATCGGCATGGGCGTGGCGTTCGCGTCGGGCTTCGTGGGCGCCTCGCGGGCCCAGCGGCTGTCCTTCCCGGAAGCCACCATCGGCGTGTTCTACCTGGGCCTGCCGGTGCCCATCCTCCTGTCGCTGATGGAGCGCGTGCCGAGCCTGCAGCTGGCGCTGGGCTACCGGCTGCGGGAGGTGACGTACGTCGCGGGGCTCATCGGCCGGCCGGAGCTGGCGTACTGGCTCGTCTTCGCCGCGCTGGTGCTGGCGTTGGTCCTGGGCATCAACACGGGCTTCATCGCGGCGGGCAGCGGCCGGGTGGACCTGCGCCTGGGCTTCGAGCTCTTCGTGGCGCGCCGGCACGTGGCGGTGTTCCGCCCGTCGCTGCTCCTGGGCGCGCTCGCGGTGCTGATGTTCGGAATCATCCCGCCGCTCATCGTCTACTTCATCATCCGCGGGGCGGAGTCCGCGGTGGAGCGCACGCGGGTCAAGTCCCTGGGCCTGGCGGATCCGCTCGCCGCCGCGTCCGCGCAGCACCGGATGAAGCTGCATGAGCAGTCCCCCACCATGATGATGACCGCGCTGTCGGTGGGCGGCGTGGGCGTGGGCGTGATGGCGCTCATCATCGTGCTCAGCGTGATGAGCGGCTTCGAGGCCGACCTCCAGAAGAAGATCCTCGGCACCAACGCGCACGCGGTGGTGTCCCGGTACGCGGGCGACCTGCCGGACTACGAGAAGGTGATGGAGCAGGTGAAGCGCGTGCCCGGCGTGGTGGGCCAGACGCCCTTCATCATCAACCAGGTGATGATCGCGTCGGAGGGCAACGTCGACGGCGTCATCATCAAGGGCATCGACCCGAAGTCGGTCGGCTCGGTGACGGACCTGCCTGAGAACATCCTGCCCGGCGGCGACCTGGGCCACCTGGAGAAGCCATCCGCGATCCTCCCCAGCAGCGCCGTGGAGGATCGCGAGGGCAAGGGGGCACAGGAGGAGGACCCCATCATCGGCAAGGCGTCCAGGCCGACGAAGGCCCCGGTGCTCCCGGGCATCATCATCGGCCGGGAGCTGGCCGCTTCCTTGCGCGTGGTGGTCGGGGACCGGGTGAACGTCGTCTCGCCGCTCGGCACGGAGCTGAGCCCCTCGGGCCCCATCCCCAAGAGCCGGGCGTTCCGGGTGGCGGGCGTCTTCTACTCGGGCATGTACGAGTACGACTCCAAGTTCGTCTACATCCTGCTCAAGGAAGCGCAGGACTTCTTCGCGGTGAAGGGCGCCACCGGCATCGAACTGAAGGTGGCGGACATCGACGACGCGCGCCGCATCGCCAACCAGGTGGTGCGCGTGCTGGGCGGCTATCCGTACCGCGCGCGCGACTGGGGAGAGATGAACAAGAACCTCTTCTCCGCGCTGCGCCTGGAGAAGCTGGTGATGGGCATCATCCTGTCCATCATCATCATCGTCGCCGCGGGCCTCATCGTCGCCACGGTCATCATGCTGGTGCTGGAGAAGCGCAAGGAGATCTCCGTCCTCAAGGCGCTCGGTGTCCCCGACGGCGGCATCGTGAAGATCTTCCTCGCCGAAGGGCTCCAGATTGGCGTGGCCGGCGGCTTCCTGGGCCTGCTCTCGGGCCTCGCGTGGTGCATCTTCATCGAGAAGGTGGGCATCAAGCTGGACCCGGAGGTGTATTACATCCCCGCGCTGCCGGTGCGCATCGAACCGGTGCAGACGGCGCTGGCGGTGGTCATCGCGGTGCTCGTCACCTACCTGGCGTCCATCTACCCGGCCCTCAAGGCGAGCAGCGTGGAACCGGTGGAAGGTCTGAAGGCGGAGTAG
- the lysS gene encoding lysine--tRNA ligase — MAETENKTPPGEKSGEAADLGSKEQEIYQQRLDKAGKWREAGFNPYGNGYAPKHQAAEILATHAQHSTEDLEKDAPVYDVAGRIVAMRSFGKAAFIKLRDRSGEIQAHVKKDALGDLYEVFKQVDLGDFVAVQGPVFRSKTGELSLSATKFVPLTKSLRPMPEKWHGLTDVEIRYRQRYLDLISNPDVKQVFLKRSKLVKFIRSFLDGRDFVEVETPMMHPLVTGAAARPFVTHHNTYDIDLFMRIAPELYLKRLVVGGMERVYEINRNFRNEGISTRHNPEFTMLEFYQAYATYEDLMDLTEEMLSEASRHVTGDSKVKYGEHTVDFGKGWKRIPMVEAIRETVPGLSDKDMADPDRLRHELLKTVHSESERRAVDAMNHGELVGGLFEAHVEHTIIHPTFITQYPTAVSPLARRNDQNPEITDRFELFVAGREIANAFSELNDPLDQKGRFQAQLDAKQRGQEETMDYDEDYIRALEQGMPPTAGEGIGIDRVAMLFTDAASIRDVILFPLLKPLSK, encoded by the coding sequence ATGGCCGAGACCGAAAACAAGACCCCCCCAGGTGAGAAGAGCGGCGAAGCGGCGGATCTCGGCTCCAAGGAGCAGGAGATCTACCAGCAGCGGTTGGACAAGGCCGGCAAGTGGCGCGAGGCCGGCTTCAACCCCTATGGCAACGGCTACGCCCCCAAGCACCAGGCGGCGGAGATCCTGGCCACCCACGCCCAGCACTCCACCGAGGACCTGGAGAAGGACGCCCCCGTCTACGACGTCGCCGGCCGCATCGTGGCCATGCGCTCGTTCGGCAAGGCCGCCTTCATCAAGCTGCGCGACCGCTCCGGAGAGATCCAGGCGCATGTGAAGAAGGACGCGCTGGGGGACCTCTATGAGGTCTTCAAGCAGGTGGACCTGGGCGACTTCGTCGCGGTGCAGGGCCCCGTCTTCCGCAGCAAGACGGGGGAGCTGTCCCTGTCCGCCACGAAGTTCGTGCCGCTCACCAAGTCCCTGCGCCCCATGCCGGAGAAGTGGCACGGCCTGACGGACGTGGAGATCCGCTACCGCCAGCGCTACCTGGACCTCATCTCCAACCCGGACGTGAAGCAGGTCTTCCTCAAGCGCAGCAAGCTGGTGAAGTTCATCCGGAGCTTCCTCGACGGGCGGGACTTCGTCGAGGTCGAGACCCCGATGATGCACCCGCTGGTGACGGGCGCGGCGGCGCGGCCGTTCGTCACGCACCACAACACGTACGACATCGACCTCTTCATGCGCATCGCGCCCGAGCTCTACCTGAAGCGGCTCGTGGTGGGCGGCATGGAGCGCGTCTACGAAATCAACCGCAACTTCCGCAACGAGGGCATCAGCACCCGGCACAACCCGGAGTTCACGATGCTGGAGTTCTATCAGGCGTACGCCACGTACGAGGACCTGATGGACCTCACCGAAGAGATGCTCTCCGAGGCCTCCCGCCACGTCACCGGCGACTCCAAGGTGAAGTACGGCGAGCACACCGTGGACTTCGGCAAGGGGTGGAAGCGCATCCCCATGGTGGAGGCCATCCGCGAGACCGTCCCCGGCCTGTCCGACAAGGACATGGCGGATCCGGACCGGCTGCGGCACGAGCTGCTCAAGACGGTCCACTCGGAGTCGGAGCGCCGCGCCGTGGACGCCATGAATCACGGCGAGCTGGTCGGAGGCCTCTTCGAGGCCCACGTCGAGCACACGATCATCCATCCCACCTTCATCACCCAATATCCCACCGCGGTCTCCCCGCTCGCCCGCCGCAACGACCAGAACCCGGAAATCACGGACCGGTTCGAGCTCTTCGTCGCGGGCCGGGAGATCGCCAACGCCTTCTCCGAGCTGAACGACCCCCTGGACCAGAAGGGCCGCTTCCAGGCCCAGCTGGACGCGAAGCAGCGGGGCCAGGAGGAGACGATGGACTACGACGAGGACTACATCCGCGCGCTGGAACAGGGCATGCCGCCCACGGCCGGTGAAGGCATCGGGATTGATCGCGTCGCCATGTTGTTCACGGACGCGGCCAGCATTCGCGACGTGATTCTCTTCCCCCTCCTCAAGCCGCTGTCGAAGTAG
- a CDS encoding ABC transporter ATP-binding protein, with protein MALLSIRNVFKSYFLHGKRIDVLRGVSLDIQSGELVSMIGASGAGKSTFLHVLGTLDAPAAGEVLFDGRSVFSMNDAEIAEFRNRTIGFVFQSHYLLPEFTALENVAMPALIQRKERGGAYTYARELLERVGLGSRVDHRPGELSGGEAQRVALARALVLKPAVLLADEPTGNLDPTTGEGIHQLLRDVNRDLGITAVVVTHNETLARSMPRRLRLAGGQVSEA; from the coding sequence ATGGCGCTGTTGTCCATTCGCAACGTCTTCAAGAGCTACTTCCTGCACGGCAAGCGCATCGACGTGCTGCGCGGCGTGTCGCTGGACATCCAGTCCGGAGAGCTCGTCTCCATGATTGGCGCGTCCGGCGCGGGCAAGAGCACCTTCCTGCACGTGCTGGGCACGCTGGATGCTCCCGCCGCGGGTGAAGTCCTCTTCGACGGGCGGTCCGTCTTCTCCATGAACGACGCGGAGATCGCCGAGTTCCGAAACCGCACCATCGGCTTCGTCTTCCAGAGCCACTACCTGCTGCCGGAGTTCACCGCGCTGGAGAACGTGGCCATGCCCGCCCTCATCCAGCGCAAGGAGCGCGGGGGGGCGTACACCTATGCCCGCGAACTCCTGGAGCGCGTGGGCCTGGGCAGCCGCGTGGATCACCGCCCCGGGGAGCTGTCCGGCGGCGAGGCCCAGCGCGTGGCCCTGGCGCGCGCGCTGGTGCTCAAGCCCGCGGTGTTGCTCGCGGACGAGCCCACCGGCAACCTGGACCCCACGACGGGTGAGGGCATTCACCAGCTGCTCCGGGACGTCAACCGGGACCTGGGCATCACCGCGGTCGTCGTGACGCACAACGAGACGCTTGCTCGCTCCATGCCCCGCCGCCTGAGACTGGCCGGCGGGCAGGTGTCGGAGGCCTGA
- the bamA gene encoding outer membrane protein assembly factor BamA, whose translation MRLTVLRKSLLPLLAVALWALWPGPAHAQLDVDAGSPAVVPSPTPAATPVTGSDGGPATSGDVPLATPADDEDANVSPADRVVEVRIEGNRRVEAEAIRRALRTKVGDSLTGNRSAEDLRAIWALGYFSDVQLLVQRLANGIAYVVRVTERPTIRAVQLQGNEELSAEDLKEQLDLKAGTILDIEAVRATQKKIQDKYVEKGYFLAEVTYRLDPVEQGAAVNVVYVINEHSKVMVKQITLQGAEKVSADDLKAVMITREGGFLSFFTGEGTYREEAFQRDLAVIQIAYYDRGFINVRVDKPTVQLSADKRDIYITLHITEGESYDIGKIDFAGDLERPPEELLKLMKSHAKERFNRGQLSEDITAISDVYFDKGYAYANINPVTSVNAETRTVDLTFDIQKGPLVNIERIDIVGNSKTRDKVIRRELRVYEGELYNGTGVKRSRERVTALGFFETVEITQHPGSSDNAIVLQVEVKEKATGTFQVGLGFSNVENFIFTAQVSQNNFLGWGQSVSASAQISGLRSLVQLSFYDPYFLDTNYLLSAEFFRVQADYEGFIRNSTGGTVSLGRQLVDDVLATIGYTREYVNVTAGQGIGAVLLANQFQSGVTSALRLSVSFDRRNNRLFPSKGFIHYGSVETAPSFLGGTFLFNRYTAYSRMYFPMPLGFVFKTNATLGYVQQLDSSKPLPISELYYVGGINTIRGYYLRSISPTLLVPRADNPDANVTEFRVGGNKQLIFNFELEFPIFEKAGLRGVLFYDAGNAFGSNEKFFQDRQDKLPLGLFHSAGFGFRWFSPIGPLRFEWGIPLTKRPSDDPILFEFTIGNFF comes from the coding sequence TTGAGGCTCACCGTTCTGCGCAAGTCATTGCTCCCGCTGCTGGCGGTCGCCCTGTGGGCGCTCTGGCCCGGCCCTGCCCACGCCCAATTGGATGTGGACGCGGGCTCCCCCGCCGTTGTCCCTTCGCCCACCCCTGCCGCCACCCCCGTCACCGGTTCGGACGGCGGCCCGGCCACGAGCGGAGACGTCCCGCTCGCCACGCCCGCGGACGACGAGGACGCGAACGTGTCCCCCGCGGACCGCGTGGTGGAGGTCCGCATCGAGGGCAACCGCCGCGTGGAGGCGGAGGCCATCCGCCGCGCCCTGCGCACCAAGGTCGGGGACTCGCTCACCGGCAACCGCTCCGCGGAGGACCTCCGCGCCATCTGGGCCCTGGGCTACTTCTCGGACGTGCAGCTGCTCGTCCAGCGGCTGGCCAACGGCATCGCCTATGTGGTGCGCGTCACCGAGCGCCCCACCATCCGCGCCGTGCAGCTGCAGGGCAACGAGGAGCTCAGCGCGGAGGACCTGAAGGAGCAGCTGGATCTCAAGGCCGGCACCATCCTCGACATCGAGGCCGTCCGCGCCACCCAGAAGAAGATCCAGGATAAGTACGTCGAGAAGGGCTACTTCCTCGCGGAGGTGACGTACCGCCTGGACCCGGTGGAGCAGGGCGCCGCGGTCAACGTCGTCTACGTCATCAACGAGCACTCGAAGGTGATGGTGAAGCAGATCACCCTTCAGGGCGCGGAGAAGGTGTCCGCGGATGACCTCAAGGCGGTGATGATCACCCGTGAGGGCGGCTTCCTGTCCTTCTTCACCGGCGAGGGCACCTACCGCGAGGAGGCCTTCCAGCGCGACCTCGCCGTCATCCAGATCGCCTACTACGACCGCGGCTTCATCAACGTGCGCGTGGACAAGCCCACCGTGCAGCTGTCCGCGGACAAGCGCGACATCTACATCACCCTGCACATCACCGAGGGTGAGTCCTACGACATCGGGAAGATCGACTTCGCGGGCGACCTGGAGCGGCCTCCGGAGGAGCTGCTCAAGCTGATGAAGTCGCACGCCAAGGAGCGCTTCAACCGCGGCCAGCTCTCCGAGGACATCACCGCCATCTCCGACGTGTACTTCGACAAGGGGTATGCGTACGCCAACATCAACCCCGTCACCTCCGTCAACGCGGAGACGCGGACGGTGGACCTGACCTTCGACATCCAGAAGGGCCCGCTCGTCAACATCGAGCGCATCGACATCGTCGGCAACTCGAAGACGCGCGACAAGGTCATCCGCCGCGAGCTGCGCGTCTACGAGGGCGAGCTCTACAACGGCACCGGCGTCAAGCGCAGCCGCGAGCGCGTCACCGCGCTGGGCTTCTTCGAGACGGTCGAAATCACCCAGCACCCGGGCAGCTCCGACAACGCCATCGTGTTGCAGGTGGAGGTGAAGGAGAAGGCCACCGGCACCTTCCAGGTGGGCCTGGGCTTCTCCAACGTGGAGAACTTCATCTTCACGGCCCAGGTGTCGCAGAACAACTTCCTCGGCTGGGGCCAGAGCGTGTCCGCGTCCGCGCAGATCTCGGGCCTGCGCTCCCTGGTGCAGCTGTCTTTCTACGATCCGTACTTCCTGGACACGAACTACCTGCTGTCCGCGGAGTTCTTCCGCGTCCAGGCGGACTACGAAGGCTTCATCCGCAACTCCACGGGCGGCACCGTCTCCCTGGGCCGCCAGTTGGTGGACGACGTGCTGGCCACCATCGGGTACACGCGCGAGTACGTGAACGTGACCGCGGGGCAGGGCATTGGCGCGGTGCTGCTCGCCAACCAGTTCCAGTCCGGCGTCACCAGCGCGCTGCGCCTGTCGGTGTCCTTCGACCGGCGCAACAACCGCCTCTTCCCGTCCAAGGGCTTCATCCACTACGGCTCGGTGGAGACGGCGCCCTCGTTCCTGGGCGGCACGTTCCTCTTCAACCGGTACACCGCCTACTCGCGCATGTACTTCCCCATGCCGCTGGGCTTCGTCTTCAAGACGAACGCCACCTTGGGCTACGTGCAGCAGCTGGACTCCAGCAAGCCGCTGCCCATCAGCGAGCTGTACTACGTGGGCGGTATCAACACGATCCGCGGCTACTACCTGCGCAGCATCAGCCCCACGCTGCTGGTGCCGCGCGCGGACAACCCGGACGCCAACGTCACCGAGTTCCGGGTGGGCGGCAACAAGCAGCTCATCTTCAACTTCGAGTTGGAGTTCCCCATCTTCGAGAAGGCCGGCCTCCGCGGCGTGCTCTTCTACGACGCGGGAAATGCCTTCGGCTCAAACGAGAAGTTCTTCCAGGACCGCCAGGACAAGCTGCCCCTGGGCCTCTTCCACTCGGCGGGCTTCGGCTTCCGCTGGTTCTCACCCATCGGGCCCCTGCGCTTCGAGTGGGGCATCCCGCTGACCAAGCGGCCGTCGGACGACCCCATCCTGTTCGAGTTCACGATCGGTAACTTCTTCTGA